From a region of the Danio aesculapii chromosome 4, fDanAes4.1, whole genome shotgun sequence genome:
- the LOC130222785 gene encoding gastrula zinc finger protein XlCGF8.2DB-like, translating into MAFIKEESEDLKIEDTFRVKYEDSQEQTDPIMLKEENQDLNDLNTEDLHRNHFMTGEGSFRCPQTENSSSQTTNKCYECEKGFEHKKNFKQHMLTHFIDGCFICQKCGRRCKNWRTFEKHIKVHTGEKPFSCQQCPKTFARKDKLKLHMRVHTGEKPFTCQECGKSFAQKGYLKIHMRFHSGEKPFTCPECGKSFIQQGDLTVHMRIHTGEKPYTCQQCGKGFSHTLSLNIHMRVHTGEKPFTCQQCGKSFSQLVGLKFHMRIHTGEKPFSCQQCGKSFRVKTNLTAHMIVHTGEKTFTCQECGASFRVRKKLSSHMRVHGLSE; encoded by the exons atggcgtttattaaagaggagagtgaagacctgaagattgaAGACACATTCAGAGTCAAATATGAAGATTCGCAGGagcaaacag ATCCGATAATGCTGAAGGAGGAGAATCAAGATTTGAATGATTTGAATACTGAAGATCTGCACAGAAATCATTTCATGACTGGAGAGGGATCTTTTAGATGCCCACAAACAGAAAATTCTTcctcacaaacaacaaacaaatgttatGAGTGTGAAAAAGGGTTCGAACATAAAAAGAACTTTAAACAGCACATGCTAACGCACTTTATAGATGGCTGTTTTATATGCCAGAAGTGTGGAAGGAGATGCAAAAACTGGAGAACCTTTGAGAAACACATCAaagttcacactggagaaaaacctttCAGCTGCCAACAGTGTCCAAAGACTTTTGCTCGAAAGGATAAACTCAAActccacatgagagttcacaccggagagaaacccttcacatgCCAAGAGTGTGGAAAAAGTTTTGCTCAAAAAGGATACCTCAAAATCCACATGAGATTTCACTccggagagaagcctttcacCTGCCCAgagtgtgggaagagcttcaTTCAACAAGGAGACCTAACagtccacatgaggattcacactggagaaaagccttaCACTTGCCAACAGTGCGGGAAGGGTTTTTCTCACACTTTAAGCCTTAATatccacatgagagttcacaccggAGAAAAGCCTTTTACATGTcaacagtgtgggaagagttttagtcAGCTAGTGGGCCTTAAattccacatgagaattcacactggagaaaaacccttCAGCTGCcagcagtgtggaaagagtttcagagtAAAGACGAACCTTACAGCGCACATGAtcgttcacactggagaaaagacTTTCACCTGCCAGGAGTGTGGTGCGAGTTTCAGAGTTCGAAAGAAACTGTCTTCTCACATGAGAGTTCACGGGTTGTCAGAGTAA